Part of the Pyricularia oryzae 70-15 chromosome 3, whole genome shotgun sequence genome, GAAGAACCGCATTCGCGCAGTGTACTATTCCACACTAGGCCTAGTATGATCTACGATCAAAGGCATATTCCGATTCGAAATGGAAAGAAATGACGAAAACGAACATGTATGATTCATGTAAATGGTGATAATCGACTTGGGGTCCATCGCATCTGAAGTCGTTCTTGAATGTAACCCCTGTTTCTGAAATTGGTATTGATAGTGGTGGTAGAGATAAAGGATATTAACTATTGAATCGTGTATTGTTACTGGTTGAAAGTCAGAATCGTGGATCAAAACCTGATATAATTGCTATATGCACCAATAAATTTGGTTAAACAGCGTCGTCCAATGTGTTGAGACTAATctaaaacaacaaaaaaactgTTTAATACGTATTAAGCTTCAGTAAACTCAAGCTGGAACAGCCCGAGGGGAACATCCTTTACCAAGTACAGTTTGCAAAATATTGCCTcggaaaaaagaacaaacccATGCAAAATGGTAACAAAAAACCACGATTCATTCAGACTTCACCCTGTCCGCGGACAACCTCTTCCGGAGTATATGATGATGACTCCTGTGAGTGCCTCGAGAGCTTTTCCATGGCAGGAACACTCTTTCTCATACTCATACCATCATCTACACAGATCTTTTGCAGCCAAATCTGAGACATTGTTCACCATGATGGACAGGCGTGACATCTATCCGTACTCCATCCCGGTTGACCGCGAGGAGGTGACAAGGTCTGGAGCGCTGACGACGCTCCCCGTGAGGATCCACCGACACAACCATCTTGCCGACGCAGGAGCCTTGTGTTTGGTCAATGACTGGCGCCATACGATGAAGGATGGCCAAGAAACAAGGTCGAACGGCTCCCCGTGTGTTGTGGGGAACTGGGCGAGCTTCATTTGGCCTGAGAGGTAAGAATCCGGCATgacacttttttttgttcttttttttggttgctgTTTGTGTCTAAAGCTGACAAATTCTGATGGCATGCAAAAGCGACCCGGAAAGACTAGGACTGCTCACTTATCTTTTGGATGTTGGCTGCTTCCATGACGGTATGGATTCATGCTGAAACAATGATGAAGAATGTTTCTTTTCCCAACCGGTTCAAAATCTAACTTGGTTccctacaaaaaaaaaaaaaaagatgcttGCGAGGAAATGACCATGGCGTCGGCCCATGAGGAGCATTTAGACCTCGCAGGAGCCATGGACGTGGAGGACAAACGGATGCTGAGTAAAGATTCGCGATCATTGCGGACAAAACAGCTCGTTTCCAAGGCAGTCTTGGAATGCATCAAGATTGATAGACAAGGAGCAATGCGCATGCTCGAGGCATATAGGAAAAAATGGCTGCGCATCATGGAAACTTACAACACGGACGAGATAGACGGCATTGACGACTACTTTCTGGCCAGAGCGAATAATGGGGGCATGGGGTAGGGCCGGGCTTTCTTGATCAGAGACAGAGAATAAACTTGAAACAAGGTTTGCAAGctaacagaaaaaaaattcacCTAGGGCATATTACGCAATGCTGGAATTCTCCCTGGGCATCAGTGTTTCCGACGATGAGTACGCCGCCATGGCCGAACCTATTACTCACGTTGAGCGCTGCATGCTCCTGACTAATGACTATTGGAGCTGGCCGCGGGAGCGCGACCAGGCGGAGCACCAAGAGAGCGGCAAAGTGTTCAACGTCGTGTGGTTCCTGATGAGGAAGGAGCAGTGCAGCGAGGCAGATGCCATGGACAGGGTGCGGCAGCTGATTCACGCAGAGGAACGGGCGTGGACGGCTGCCAAAGAACGCCTGTATGACCAGTGCCCAAAACTCCGACCGGACCTGGTCAGGCTGCTGGAGAGCCTGGAGACGGCCCTCGCGGGAAACGACTACTGGAGCAGTCGCTGCTACCGCCACCATGACTGGCGACACGTCGCAGTGCGTCCGGTCCAGGATGGTCCCGAGATCCATGAGCTTGCCGGCATGGGCAAAGCTTTGGCCATGAATCTCGCCGCAGACAATGACAGGACCCGCTCTGGTGCTTCCTCGCCcgagtcgtcgtcgtcggctgCAGGGTCGTCGTCCTCCCACACCGCCGAAATGATGCCGCACAGCCCCCTGTCCAGCGTCAAATCCACACCAACCTCTGCGACGAGCGAGGGGTCGTTGCCGGGCATGCAGGCAGCCCCTGTGTTTGAGCCGGCGAGATACATTCGACAAATGCCGTCCAAGAACATGCGGTCGCAGCTGATGGATTGTTTCAACCTGTGGTTGGAGGTTCCCCAGCCCTCCCTTGCCGCCATCAAGGAAACCATCGACTGCCTGCACCACTCCTCGCTGATACTGGACG contains:
- a CDS encoding geranylgeranyl pyrophosphate synthetase, with the translated sequence MMDRRDIYPYSIPVDREEVTRSGALTTLPVRIHRHNHLADAGALCLVNDWRHTMKDGQETRSNGSPCVVGNWASFIWPESDPERLGLLTYLLDVGCFHDDACEEMTMASAHEEHLDLAGAMDVEDKRMLSKDSRSLRTKQLVSKAVLECIKIDRQGAMRMLEAYRKKWLRIMETYNTDEIDGIDDYFLARANNGGMGAYYAMLEFSLGISVSDDEYAAMAEPITHVERCMLLTNDYWSWPRERDQAEHQESGKVFNVVWFLMRKEQCSEADAMDRVRQLIHAEERAWTAAKERLYDQCPKLRPDLVRLLESLETALAGNDYWSSRCYRHHDWRHVAVRPVQDGPEIHELAGMGKALAMNLAADNDRTRSGASSPESSSSAAGSSSSHTAEMMPHSPLSSVKSTPTSATSEGSLPGMQAAPVFEPARYIRQMPSKNMRSQLMDCFNLWLEVPQPSLAAIKETIDCLHHSSLILDDIEDGSDLRRGLPAAHIVYGVGQAINSATHLHVQAVANMHAMASREGRPQMMDVFLHHLNQLFIGQSWDLHWTFHRRCPTEEKYLNMIDQKTGAMLQMLLELMQTAAAAAKQGVLKDGKHLLWEFTRLFGRFFQVRDDYMNTLSTEYERQKGFASDLNEQKLSYMLVHMFEVYPETRDKVEGVFNTMRRGGVSEGAVDVAKTYILSMMEETGTNNFTYKLLQKWHGQVLESIGALEKHFGVENGMLRLLVETLRV